The genomic interval GCTGGTGCCCTGACTGCCACGCCGCCAAACGCGCCCTGACCAGCAAGGGCCTCACCTACGAGGAAATCAACATCGAGCAGGACGAGCAGGCCGCGCAGTACGTGATGAGCGTCAACGGCGGCAGGCGCAGCGTCCCCACCCTCGTTCACGGCGAGGTGGCCGCCAGCCTCAGCGGCTTTCGCCCCCAGAAGCTCGACGCCTTCCTGGCCCAGGCCGGCCTGTAAAACCCACCGAAAACGCCAGGGTGAGCGTTCTGGAGAGTCCAGCCCGCCCACCCTCGCGCTTTCACTTCAGGCTTTTGGTGAGGCGCGCCGCCTCACGCGCCGTCACCGTTCCATCCTCGCTCACCGTGTAGGCCCAGACCACCAGCGTTCCCGGCGTCACGTCAAGCCGCAGGAACCCCGGCGCGCTGAACGC from Deinococcus taeanensis carries:
- a CDS encoding glutaredoxin domain-containing protein; this translates as MIKMYTTSWCPDCHAAKRALTSKGLTYEEINIEQDEQAAQYVMSVNGGRRSVPTLVHGEVAASLSGFRPQKLDAFLAQAGL